A single window of Drosophila suzukii chromosome 3, CBGP_Dsuzu_IsoJpt1.0, whole genome shotgun sequence DNA harbors:
- the LOC118878048 gene encoding uncharacterized protein: MSTISGRAAGKLQNDSWAHCFHFKRKLQLFCESRLSTGGLIKEMANPFRWCLVSQNCVLQINVVLVVVGLIILLDVFGHLYVKTVMFPGLHVYPVAMRKWLFWVRLMTIVSYVLNAILGIRMTRQPTVFKFAGYMLVGCVVLLYTFTIAVTRFMYRRRFEFFVQLMVSQMWIKDCLGKIEVELGCCGRTSAADYQKCSTNRTWASGSCCGEHNCPGCTSKLTEYLWTIEMDVARDNIILSFFLFVALSLMAAHYWRVQF, encoded by the coding sequence ATGTCAACGATATCCGGCAGGGCCGCAGGGAAACTTCAAAACGACAGCTGGGCTCATTGCTTCCATTTTAAGAGAAAACTCCAGCTTTTCTGTGAATCGCGTTTATCCACTGGAGGCCTTATCAAAGAGATGGCTAATCCGTTCCGCTGGTGCCTCGTATCGCAAAACTGTGTGCTGCAGATTAACGTGGTCCTGGTGGTGGTGGGGCTGATCATCCTTCTAGACGTGTTCGGCCACCTCTATGTAAAGACGGTAATGTTTCCTGGTCTGCACGTCTACCCAGTGGCCATGCGCAAGTGGCTCTTCTGGGTGCGCCTTATGACAATCGTTTCCTACGTTCTGAACGCAATCCTGGGAATTCGAATGACCCGGCAACCGACCGTCTTTAAGTTCGCTGGCTACATGTTGGTTGGCTGCgtggtgttgctgtacacATTTACCATCGCGGTGACGCGCTTCATGTATCGTCGCAGGTTCGAATTCTTCGTCCAGTTAATGGTCAGCCAGATGTGGATTAAAGATTGTCTGGGTAAGATCGAGGTGGAGCTCGGATGTTGCGGTAGGACCAGCGCGGCCGACTACCAGAAGTGCTCGACCAACCGCACCTGGGCCAGTGGCTCCTGTTGCGGGGAGCACAATTGTCCAGGATGCACATCGAAGCTTACCGAGTACTTGTGGACTATCGAGATGGATGTGGCGcgggacaacataatcttgtCCTTTTTCCTGTTCGTGGCGTTGAGTTTAATGGCAGCACACTATTGGCGCGTGCAGTTTTAA